The nucleotide sequence TGTTTTCGGATAGGACTGGGCAAGAAGTTCAGATTGCCGGTTCTTGAACCTGAGCTGAAAGGCAGATGTCTGCTTTGACTTCCTGAGTAGTCGGCTCCGATCGTGATTCCGCCGGGGAATAAGTGCTGGACTCCGATGTTCCACTGATAAATCTCGGCGTTTCGGGCGGGGGTTGTAGCCAGTGTGTTGTTGTTGTTGTACCCCCACATCGCGAGTTTTCCGTAGGTATCGCCTTGCGGAGCCGCATATCCGTCTGGAAATGGATTCGCAAGTGTGGCAGACCGGGTTGCGAAGTCGTCTTTCGAAAAGAGAATGGGATTCGAGTTGCCAAAAGCTGGGCTGGGGGTTTGGTAGTTTGTCGCGACGTTGAGGCCATAGTAAATGCCGGCGCCACCGCGAACGACGGTGTTGGAACTTAACGCGTAGGCAAAACCAGCTCGCGGAGCCCAATTGTTTCGATCCACGGGTATGTTGCGGCGGCTAGAAGTTGGGAATTCAGTGGTTCCAGCAAGGTTGCCCGTGCGATTGAGAAGAACAACACTCCCGTTAGGGTCGACAATATTGATCGGCACGGCAATTCCGCTGTCACCACCAAAGTTGCTGAACTGGATGACATTGTTCCGCTCCGAATACGGGGTGCTCCATTCGTAGCGCAGTCCCAAATTCACGGTGAGTTTCGATGTCACTTTCCAGTCATCTTGAAAATAGAAAGCTGTTTCCTTGGACTTGTTGGCTACGGGGCCGGAAGTATCGAGACTGGAACCATCGTTGTCGCCGTATCCCAGCAGCAGGCTCGCGAAAGCGTTTCCCTGATCCGTGTTGCCGTCGCCCACAATCTGCTCGGTCACTCCTTGTGTGAATTGGAATATTCCGGTTGGATTGCCCGGCTGGAAGAAGTTGTTGAAGAACAGTCTCTGCTCTCCGCCAATTTTCCAAATTTGCCGGCCCCTCGCCCATGACAGCGAAGAGCTATACGAGTAGAGCGTGTGCGCAAACGTTGTGTCCGTACAGCATTGATTGAAGAGGGAAGTCCTGTTTTCATCCATCTGAATCGTAGGAAAACGGCTCAGATGGTTTGCCAGCCCAAGAATGGCATCACCCGGTTGGTCGAACACCGTGTCCAACTTCGGGTAGTCTTCCGTTACTGGAGAAACGGCTCGATCCAGCGCGAAGCGGTTCGTCCAAACAATATTGGAATTCGGACTCCAATTCTCTTCGATCGCGGCATTGTGCACGTCGGTGGTGCTGCTTAACCCGTCGTTGAAATCGCCGTCTCCAAATATGGTGGCAATGTCATTGGCCGCATGGAGATTGCTATAACGACCCGAGAGCCGGTTGCTGTTTGAGAAGTGGTGGTCGACCTTGATATCGAATTGCCGGCCGGTCGTTTTGTTGAGGATCGCTTTATGAAAGTTGTTTTGCCCGAAGGGTGCGTTTGGATCGGTTGGTAGCGGATACAAATTAATAAGTTTCTGCCCGATCGTGTCGATCAAGCCAGCGTCGATCACGTTCGGGGTGGTAAAGTCCGCGCGAACACCATCCTCTGCATCAAATGGGTTGAAAACCGGCTTCAGCCCATCCGGGTTGCGGAAATCGCCGGTACGCTCCAGGGCAGTCGGCACGAGCGCGTCAATATTGAGCGGGTCATTTTGTCGAAGCGCTTCGAAATCGACAAAGAAGAATGTCTTGTCCTTCTGGATCGGCCCCCCCAGCGAAAATCCGTACTGATCGCGTGCGTGGTCGGGTTTGGGTATTCCGTTTCCGTTTCGGAAGAACTCATTCGCATCCAGTGCGGAACGCTGTCCGAACCACCACCCGCTACCATGCAGGCGATTTCCGCCCTCCTTCAATACAATGTTCACCACCGTGCCGCCGTTGTTGCCGTACTCGGAGGAGAAACTGTTGTTCTCCACTTTGAATTCCTGGACAATTTCTACGGATGGCTGGTAATACGTGTTTGTGGTGGCCCCCTCACCTTGTTCCGGAGCGCTCGTGAGAGCCCCGTCGACGCGTATCTCTGCCGTTGCGTTCCGCTGGCCGTTGGAAACGAAATTTGTTCCTGCTGGATAGGAGTCCTGCGTACCCTGTCCCGCCGTTTCTGTCACACCACCTGACAGAAAGACGAGCCCAAACATACTTCGATTCGAGAGCGGAATGTCGCGAACATATTCATTCGTTACATCCGTACCGAGCGACGCGTCTCCCGTATCGAGAAGGGGCGCCTGGTCGGAGACGGTTACGGTCTCCAGCACGGTGGAAGTCGTTAGCGTGAAATTCAACGTGGCTTGTTGACTCACTGCAAGTCTCAGGGCTTTGTGCTCTTGCGGAGTAAGGTTGGGAGCCTCCGCCCGAATCTTGTACGTTCCAGGTCGCAATCCAGTAAACAGATAAATTCCGGTTCCGTTGGATACGCTGGTCAGGGCAATGTTGGTCGCCTCATCCGTGAGCGTTACCTTTGCTCCGGGGATTACCGCCCCCGATGCGTCGCTGACAACACCAGTCAGTTGGGAGGTATACGTGGATTGGGCTGCAACGGGGATGCTCACCCACAAAGCGAGAAGAATCAGTGCCACCGCTAGTCCGCAGCATTTCTGAAAGTCTTGAAGTGCAATACGCATCCACCACCCCCAACGTTAGGTTTGCAGGAGGCGGCTCAAGCGAGCCGCTTTCCGCCCGTACAGTAAGTGCATGACACAAAGCGCCACTATGGAAATGAATGCGAAAACATTCCGTTCAGTAGCACGGTGGAAAATACTGGTCACCCCTGATACACCCGCGATTGGGCAGTGTCAATTAAATATTTCAGAAGTGCAAGTGCGTTTTCGTCAGGTGAAAATGCAAGACATTGCCGTCACGACGAGTGCGATTGCAGAGAACGCGAGAGCGATCGCGCAGACTGAGCAAGCGCTCACTCTTGGGAATTTTCACCAGCTCAATTCGCTAGGTATGGAATGTGGCCCCTGGTTTTTGTTTGGAGGCGGTAGACGGAGGTGGTGGCGGTGATGTAGAGAGTTCTGTAGTCGCGATCTCCCCAAGTGAGATTGGCCGGTTGCTCTGGAAGAGCAATTGTTCCCAGGTGCTGTCCCTTGGCGTTCCACACCCAAATGCCCTTTGGGCCGGTGACGTAAAGATTGCCGTCCACGTCAACCTTCATGCCATCGGGAACGCCGGCGCCATGTTCTCCCGGTTCTTCGCCAAAAATCCGGCCGTTCGTAAGCGAGCCATCGGCAGTGACATCGTAGACGCGAATGTTCCTCTGTTTGCTGTCGTCGATGTACAGATGTTTGCCGTCGGGAGAAAAGGCCAGGCCGTTGGGTTGCGTCGAGTCCTTGGTCAGGAGTCTCACTTTTCCGTCTTCCTCCAATCGATAGACGCCTTGAAAAGCGAGCTCTTGCGTCTCGCCGGCTACCAGGTCCATATTTGGATCCGTGAAATATAGGGCGCCGTCAGGGCCGACGGTAACATCGTTGGGAGTATTGAGCTTCTTTCCTTCGTAGCGGTTTGCCAGGATGTTGTATTTTCCGGCGGGGGTGATTTCGACGACGGCACGCAGGACGCTGGAGCAGCTAATCAGACGATGTTTACGATCAAAGGTGTTTCCATCTGGATCTCCTATTTCGATGACTAGTTCCTTCTTGCCGTCCGGATAGATGCGATAAATCTTGTTTTTGGGCTCGTCGCTGATATAGAGAAAACCGCTCGGATCCCACATGGGGCCTTCAGTAAAGGTGAATCCTCCCGCCAACGTTGCCAATTTTGCGTCATGGCCGATGAGGCTCCAGAATGCAGGATCAAGCGCATCAAGGGCGAATGCTCGCTCCCGTTGCTGTGCCACGCTTGAACTGGACAATGCGAGAAACGTCAGGCCAAGAACCAGAACCAAAAGTTTGCGTCTCATGAATTGGC is from Acidobacteriota bacterium and encodes:
- a CDS encoding TonB-dependent receptor, producing MRIALQDFQKCCGLAVALILLALWVSIPVAAQSTYTSQLTGVVSDASGAVIPGAKVTLTDEATNIALTSVSNGTGIYLFTGLRPGTYKIRAEAPNLTPQEHKALRLAVSQQATLNFTLTTSTVLETVTVSDQAPLLDTGDASLGTDVTNEYVRDIPLSNRSMFGLVFLSGGVTETAGQGTQDSYPAGTNFVSNGQRNATAEIRVDGALTSAPEQGEGATTNTYYQPSVEIVQEFKVENNSFSSEYGNNGGTVVNIVLKEGGNRLHGSGWWFGQRSALDANEFFRNGNGIPKPDHARDQYGFSLGGPIQKDKTFFFVDFEALRQNDPLNIDALVPTALERTGDFRNPDGLKPVFNPFDAEDGVRADFTTPNVIDAGLIDTIGQKLINLYPLPTDPNAPFGQNNFHKAILNKTTGRQFDIKVDHHFSNSNRLSGRYSNLHAANDIATIFGDGDFNDGLSSTTDVHNAAIEENWSPNSNIVWTNRFALDRAVSPVTEDYPKLDTVFDQPGDAILGLANHLSRFPTIQMDENRTSLFNQCCTDTTFAHTLYSYSSSLSWARGRQIWKIGGEQRLFFNNFFQPGNPTGIFQFTQGVTEQIVGDGNTDQGNAFASLLLGYGDNDGSSLDTSGPVANKSKETAFYFQDDWKVTSKLTVNLGLRYEWSTPYSERNNVIQFSNFGGDSGIAVPINIVDPNGSVVLLNRTGNLAGTTEFPTSSRRNIPVDRNNWAPRAGFAYALSSNTVVRGGAGIYYGLNVATNYQTPSPAFGNSNPILFSKDDFATRSATLANPFPDGYAAPQGDTYGKLAMWGYNNNNTLATTPARNAEIYQWNIGVQHLFPGGITIGADYSGSQSRHLPFSSGSRTGNLNFLPSPIRKQIVADFNDCELAPPPGGCESPSTVLNELVDNPFVSLFNGPEAIFNEPSSIYNNAQIPRINLLRPFPQFDGQFSGLTALAASASYNSLQVRFQKRPSHYVSFEGNYTYAKAIDDSSSGANSFITDALSSGRRPQEPDNIRAERSISANDATHRMVLATILSVPVGRGLLVGHDMNRVLDTIVGGWSIATILTLQSGTPIHIGMDSARLADGRQRPDVTCPQVSSGVSYHQAAVNLVHGESEGLSVFNEACFADPGSQVAGNSPRYFSNLRTDGVHNLDLSLSKEITIREGMKLQLRGEFFNFTNTPRFGLPGIAFGGSDFGQVTGTLNSPRRMQFGLRFQF
- a CDS encoding SMP-30/gluconolactonase/LRE family protein; this encodes MRRKLLVLVLGLTFLALSSSSVAQQRERAFALDALDPAFWSLIGHDAKLATLAGGFTFTEGPMWDPSGFLYISDEPKNKIYRIYPDGKKELVIEIGDPDGNTFDRKHRLISCSSVLRAVVEITPAGKYNILANRYEGKKLNTPNDVTVGPDGALYFTDPNMDLVAGETQELAFQGVYRLEEDGKVRLLTKDSTQPNGLAFSPDGKHLYIDDSKQRNIRVYDVTADGSLTNGRIFGEEPGEHGAGVPDGMKVDVDGNLYVTGPKGIWVWNAKGQHLGTIALPEQPANLTWGDRDYRTLYITATTSVYRLQTKTRGHIPYLAN